CAGCCCTGAAGTCGCGATAAGTTTGGGCGCAAAGGTCAGCGTCTGTTCCTGGATACTCGTGACCGACTGGATGAGGCTGGTGATCAAGCCCACGACCAGCGTGATCGCCAGGAACGGCGCGACGATGTAGAGGGCAAACACCACCACCGTCTTAAAAATATCGACGGCCATTTCGGGATTCATGGCGGGATGAGGGCGTTAGATATGAAAGCTCTCGACGAGGCTCTTCACCACCAGATGCCAGCCGTCGACGAGGACGAAAAGCAGCAGCTTGAACGGCAGCGAAACGATCGACGGCGGCATCATCATCATGCCGAGCGCCATGAGCACCGATGACACGAGGAAATCAATGACGAGGAACGGCAGGAAAAGCAGGAAGCCCATTTGGAACGCAGTCTGGAGTTCGCTGATCACAAACGCCGGCACCACCACACGGATCGGCAGGTCGCTGACCTTGGTCGGCGGAAACCGGCCCAGCTCGAGGAAGAACTCCAAATCGCGGGTGCGGGTTTGCTTGAGCATGAATTCCTTGAGCGGCGTGGTGGCCTTGTCGAGCGCCTCGCTGGAGGTGACTTGTTTCGCAAGATAGGGTTGGAGTGCTTCGTTGTTCACGCGTTCAAACACGGGCCCCATCAGAAACATCGTCAGAAACAATGAGAGTCCCACGATGATTTGATTGGAGGGAGCCGAGGGAACGCCGATCGCGGTGCGCACAAAACCCAACACGATAACGATGCGCGTGAAGCTCGTCATCAACACGATCATCGAGGGCGCGAGCGTGAGCAGCGTCATCACCACGACGAGCTGGATGGCCACGCTCACATCACCGGTGCCGGCGGAACCTTCGAGCCCGATGTTCAGGCGCAGCGGTGTCGATGCGGCCGGCGGCACGGGCAACGCCATCTCGGCGCCAGTGACCGGTGCAGGCTCGGCTTGGGCAAAACCGGCGGCTTGGAAAAAGCACACGCCGACCACACACACGAAAAGAAGATAGAGGCGTTTCATAACTCGGGGGTGTCGTCGTTTTCGTCGAGTGAACTGAGCATTTGAATCTGCCCAGCGGTCACCCCGAGCAGGAAGCGACGGCCTTCGCAGCCGGCGACGACGAGATACTGGCGGTTGCCGAGGGACTTGGTCTCCTCGATGCGAATGAGCCGGTCGGTGCGCCCGACGCGGGCCAGCGGCATGCCGCGGCGGCGAATCAGCATCCAGCCTCCGCCCATCGCGAGCAGGAGTGCGCCGGCCAGCATCCAGGAGCCGCCACGACCTTCATCGGTCGTTGACGCGGACGCCGGACGCGCTGGCGAATCCTTCGGATAAAGCACGGTGTCGGCCGAGCGTGCATCGGCAGGCGATGCGGACGGCTCGGCGGCACTCATCGGCTGCACCGTCTCCAAAACGGCGCAGCCGACTACTACCACTATCAGCCAGCGGGTGACGCTGGGAATTGTTTGAAGGAGTTTCGGCAACACCCGTTTGCTTTAGCGAGGTGCATGCCATCGAAATCACAACATCCGCTAACACTTAACATCCAATCGCTTAAAACTTTTATTATTAAACCTAACCGCCATTCTTCCGGTCACCGCGAAACCCGGGAGAAGGCCGACGGGAAAAAACTGCCGTCAGGCTCGCACCGGTTTGCGAGGCACCGGCAGATACACGCTCACCGTCGCGCCATAGCCGGCTGACGAGATCACTTCGACGGCCCCTTCGTGAAGATTCACGAGATCGCGCACCGCGGTGAGGCCGAGTCCGCTGCTTGAGAACTTGGTCGTGAAAAACGGCGCAAACATCCGTCCGGCGATTTCCGCGCTGATGCCCCCACCGTCGTCCGTGAGCTGGAGGAATGCATAATCTCCGTCAGCGCGCACGGGTGCTCCGGCCATCGCGGCCAGTTCGGCGGAACTCAACCGGCGGTGACCGGTCACGATCTTAAGCGAACCACGCTGGTTGCCGATGGACTCGGAGGCGTTGAGCGCGAGGTTGAAGAGAATCTGGCGCACACTCAATGGAGCCAGATCCAGATGCGGCAAATCCGTGGAGAGCTGGTAATCAATCGTGATGTTTTTCTTAACGATGGTGCGGATCAGCGTCTGCGATTCCCACACGATGGCGGAAAGTTCGGCCACCGGAGGACCACTCACCGCCGTCGATGAATACTGGAGAAACTCGCGGCATAAAGTGGAGCCCTTCATGCCGGCCTCCACGGCCTGGTCGAGCATCTGACGGGACTTGCTTCCGCGCGGCAGATCCATCGAGGCAATCTGGATGTAACCGAGCACGGCATGCAGGCGGTTGTTGAAATCGTGCACGAGGTGACGACTCATCACGCCGAGGCTCTCGGATTTTTGCACGGCGAGCATTTGTTGCTCGAGCCGGCGACGCTCGCCCTCCACTTGATGGCGGACGATTGCGCTTTGCAGGACGGATTGCAGCTCGCGACCTTCAAACGGGAAATGCACGCAACCATAGGATTTCATGGCGTCCGCATACGCATCATCCATCGCATTACCACGACGCGCCACGGTCACCACGGGCAGGTTGTGCTCCGTGCGCAGACGGCTGTAAACGCACCCGCCGCCCTGCCCGCTCTCCAGATGAAGATCCAACAACACCAGATCGGAATCCGCGCCACGCGAACCGATTTCGGCGGGATCATCGAGCACCGCGACCACATCGTAACCCAGTTCCCCGAGATAACGATCAAGCCCGTCATCATCCGCGAGGGTTTTACCCAAAATTATGAGACGGCCGGCGCTCGATGACTTCATCATTTTTTACGCACTGTATCCAACGGATGTCGGGTGGATCTTATCAAAAGGGAGCGTGGCTCAAGACGGACGCGAACCAACCAGTTCGGTAATCTTGATACCGAAACTGTCCTCGACGACGACGACCTCGCCATAGGCGATCAGCTTGTCGTTGACATAGAGACCGACTGGATCGCTCGCGTGTTGGTTGAGCTGGATGATGGCGCCCGGCGCCAGCGCCAGGACTTCGCGCATGGGCAGCTGGCAGGAGCCGAGCTGGACGGTGACCTTGACCTTGACGTCAAGAACGAGATCGAGCGTGGACGTATCATCAATGAGCGTGGGCATGGGAGGTTTCCTCTGTTTTTAGTTTTTCTGAGATTTTCACGACGACCTTGTCATCATCGAGACCGACGGTGCCGTTGAACTTGGGCACACCGGCGAGGCAGATTCGGGTTTTGTCGACGATATCGACCGGCAGTTCGAGCACGTCACCGACTCGAAGCTGGGTGAGTTCGCGCAACGAAAGATCAAACGCGTCCCACTCGGCGTGGGTCGGCAGCGCGATGTGCGCATACACATCTTTCCATTCGGCGGTGGCTCGCGTCTGGGCGGGCGACGAATCGCGGTTACGTTTGGCCTGAATGGACTTCACCATCGGCTCGATCGTGTAGTATGGCACCCCGATCTGAATCGGCTCCGCACAGTCGCCGAAATCAAACTCGATGGTGAGCGCCAGCATGATGGCGTCCTTGGGTGAAGTCTGGAGAAACCGCCCGTTGTTTTCATGACCGATGATTTCCGGATGCAGATCGGTGTCGTGGTGCCATTGGCCGCACCACTCTTCGAGCACGATACGCAGGATGTCCTCCAGCAGTGCGATTTCGATCTCGGTGAGATAACGATCCACCTTCACCGAGTGTCCGCGCCCCCCGAGCATGCGATCAACGAGCGTGAGTGCGAGGCGAGGATTGATGTCCAAAATACCCACGCCCTGCAACGGTTCGACCTTGAACAGACACAAGTGCGTCGGATTCGGCAGACCCTCGGTAAACTTCGCGTAGGTGAGCGTCGTGAGCTTCGACATCTTCATTGTGCACTCCATGCGCAGGAAAAGCGCGAGTCGTGCGGAAAGATAACGAATGAAATCCTCGTGAATGAGACGCAGACGACGCAGATCGACTTCGGTGAGGAAAACCGGATTCCGGAAATCGTAAGCTTCGACCTTAGGAGCGGCCGCATTGGCATCGCGACGGCCATCGGCGCGGTAGATGAGCGGTTTCGCCGGTTCGACGGCTTGCGAAAGCAGGCGGTCAATCTCGCTTTGATCGAGAATGGACGAGAGATCGTTGTCGTCGGACATGGGAAGGACGTTTACTGCACCACGAAGTCGGAGAAGAAAATCTGCTCGGCGACCTTGCGACCCAGCGCCTGATTGTAGGACTGGATCAGTTTTTCACGGATCAGGTTTTTAGAGCCGGCTTCCTCCAGATCGGCGAGCGAGAGCGAGGACAACACGTTGAGCGTCACATCCAGCAATGCGGGGCGTTTCTCATCGAAGATGGACTTGATCGCGCCATCGGAACCGGTGACCAGGAACGTCGTTTTGAGATAACGAGTGCCCATGGTGCCGGACAGATTCACAACGATGTTTTCAAACGTGTATCCACTGGCGGCGGACGCGGCTTCGCCACCTTTGGCCGCCTTGCCGTGACCGCTGGCTTCTTTGCCGTGACCACCTTCGGCCGCAGTCTCGGCGACATGTGCCGGCTCGCCAGCAGCGGCGGAACCCAACTCTTTTTTCAGCTGCGGGATGAGCACGAACTGGCACACCGCCCAGGTGATCGCCGGTGCGGCCACGATCGCCATGATCGCGGGAAGCATTGAGGAGCCTCCGCCTTTCTTGGCGGCGCCCGCCTCGGCCGGAGCCGACGCTTCGGGAGTTTCGGATTTGGAGGACATGGCGGCTTATCAGCGCTTGAGGTTGACGATGTCCTCGAGCACGGAGTCGGAGACCGTGACAAGACGCGAGCTGGCCTGGAAGGAACGTTGCGTCGTGATCATGTTGGCGAACTCCTCGGTGAGATCCACATTAGAGAGTTCGAGTGTGCCTGACTCGATGGTGCCGAGGCCGTTTTGGCCGGCGCCGTTGGCGGCGGTGAGCGCAACACCACCGATCGCACCGGCGGCAGAAAACCCCGTGTAGAGATTGTTGCCCTCTTTTTGGAGTGCACTCGGGTCGGTGTAGTTTTGCAGGAGCAGACGGTTGCTGGTGAGCGAGGAACCGTCGGAGTAAAACTCAACAACGTTGCCGAGGCGGTCCACCGAGTAGGACTGCAACTCGGTGCCGGTCGGCGGCGTTGTATTCAAGCGGATGTCGCCCACGGTGCCCGGAGCCGAAGAGCTGGTGCCACCGGTGAGGCCCTGCACACGATAACCCTCGGAGGTGACCAAGTAGCCCTGGTCGTCGAAGCGGAAGTTGCCGGCACGCGAGGCGTATTCCTGTCCGTCGACGGTGTTAACGACGCGGAAAAAACCATTACCGGAAACACCGAGGTCGCTGCCCACGCCCGTTGTGGTGAGCGCGCCCTGTCCGTAATTCGACGTGATGCCCGCGATGCGCACGCCGGTGCCCACCTGGATCGATGATTGATTGGGAGTAGTGCCGTTTGACGGAGCGGAACCGCGCAGCGTGTTGCTAAAGCTGTCGGCAAAGCTCGCCTGGGAGCTCTTGTAGCCGACGGTGTTCACGTTCGCGATGTTGTTGCCGATGACTTCGAGGCCTTTGGTGAAACTGCGCAGGGCGCTGACGCCTGAGGTAAGAGTGCCGATGAGTGACATGAGAATGCGGATTTTATGGTTGGTTTAGAATGAGGATCAGGCGGCCGGTTGAACCGGAGCCTGGGAAACGCGCATCAGCCCTTCGTAGGAATAAGCCGTGCCGTTGATGGAAAGTAGCGGGCCGGTCTCGGTCTGCTCGACGGAGTCAACGATACCGGTAACGGCCGCGCCGCTCGGATTGACCACCGTGACCTGGCGGCCGAGCAAGGAACCCGCCGAAGCGAGCTGAGTGTCGAGACGCATGGCCTGAAAACTTTTATTGAGCTCGGTTGTCTGCTGCAGGGAGCTGAACTGCGCCATCTGGGCGATCGACTGCGTGTCGTCCATGGGCTTCATCGGGTCCTGCTGTTGAAGCTGCACCGTGAGCAGTTTCAAAAAATCATTCTGCCCGAGCGCCTTTTGCGGAATGCGGTTGGAGGTGTCGGCCGTGGCGGCCGCGCCGAGGGAATTGACGGAGTTTACTTGCATGATTTTTAAGCGAAGGCGTGGAGAAGGCGGTCATGGGAACTGCGAGATCCGGCCGCCGGAAGAACCGTCGCAGGTGAAAAACGGGAGCTCCGCAAGGAGCCGGAAAGAGTCGCATCAGGCTGCGCGGCCGGATCATTCGCGTGAGAAGAATACTGCTGGCGCGCATCGCCACCGGCCGATGAGCCTGCGTTGCGCTGATCGGGAGAACCGGAGAAATCCGCCGTGCGGGTAAACACCGGTTCGGAAACCCGATACTCGCGCGGCTGCTGGATCGCGGCTGCCGCATAACCCTGCCACTCGTGGCTCAACGCCGCGCGCAGCGAATCCGAATCGGTGCGAAACGTCGTCTGCACATCGCCGTCGCGATAAGCGAGCCGCACAGAAAGTTCGGTGTCGTCCTTAAAATTGAACTTCACCTCTACCGAGTTGCGCTCGCGGGCTCGAAACTCGTGCGTCAGCTCGACGACTTCGCGCACCACGCCGGCGGCATCAACCGCGTGGGAAGAGATTTTGAGCTCGGGCTCACTTGAACTCACGCCAGCCGATCCACCGGCAACGATCGCTGGAGATTGCAGCGGAGTGACGGCAGCAAACTCACGCCCCACGCTCACGCCCGGTTCAGCAACCGGCAGAGATGAGAGGGAATCGGGTTTGGTGCGCATGACGTCGCGAGACTTTGCATTTACGGTGCCAAGCGTCTTTTCACTTCCTACATCTACTTTATTATCAACAATTAAAAAATTATTAATTGGTGCTGAATCCACGGTCTTCAACGCCGGCTCCAGCGCTGCAATCACCGGTGCGGCAATTTTTTCCACGCGCATTTCAGGCTGCGCAACGTCCGCCGGAGTCATTGCGGTGGCGACGCGATTGGCCGGTGTGGCCACGGGGGCCATGGCGTTCATCGGAGTCGATGATTTCTCCAGCTCGTTACCGGCCGACACCGGCTCGGGCACGGAAACCGGAACTGCGCTCACATCTCGTATCTCAGGCTGCGCACGCGTCGTCGCATCAGACAATGTATGCACCTCAGCACTAAACGGCCGGGCGGATCGATTACCCGCTGATGGTGCTTCGATGGTCTTCAGCTCGGGCAACGAAACGATCAAGGGCGCACTGATTGCCTCCGAGAGAATTTCGACGGGAACGATCGGCGTCGCCGGCTGCGCGTCATCTGAAACGGTCTTAGTTTCGACGTCGGCCGCCGGCACCTCACTCGCCACATCGGAATCAATCACCGGCTTTTTCTCGATCACTTGAGCGCTGTTGAGTTGAATGGCTCGCGGTGAAGTGGAAAGCGCCGGCGGAACGGCCGCCACGAAACCAGTCCCTGCGGGCGCGCGGCCCGGCGACTCGGCCCGGAGAGGCTGCACGCTAGGAACGGGCGCGGTGTCGGTGCATTCGCCCAACACACTGGAAAAGATATTGCCGGAGTTATCACCAGAATCGTCGGCTAGCAGCGGAACCAGACCGGAAAAATCCGTGCCGTTGAGAGGGGAAACGATGCCGCCATCGGTCGGCGGAAAACCAGCGGGAAGCGTGGTCATGCGGAGGAGATTCAGGGTGTGCGTTTGGCCGCTTTCACCAGACGAAGTCGGTCGGTGAACTGCGCGGCTCGCTTGGTCAGTTCGGGGTCCGGCGATGATCCCATTTCCTGCAAAATCGGGCTCACAACATCGCTCTTCATCAGATAGAGAATTTTAACCGCAGTGGTTTCATCCAGCTTCTGAAGAATACCGACGGCGGCCTTCGGAGTGAGTTCGCTGTAGGTCTTCGCGAGGGTTTTAAGATTTTTGGACTCCTCGGCTTCAAACTCCACCAGCGTGCCCACGGCTTCGACGCGCAACGCTTCGATCTGTTTGCGGGTTTTCTCCAGCTCTCGTTGATCGGCGGAAAAACGCTCCTCACGAGCGGCCACGGCTTGTTCACGCACGGCCAGCGCAGCCTTCTGATCCTTCAACTCGGCGGCGAGATTCTCGATCTCGAGCGTCCAAAAATCCCACGGTTTCTCAGGGCGAACCGGTTCGTGCGCCACGGTCTGCTCCGCTCGAACCACGCGGGCAAGTTTCATCGCCTCACTCCAGAATACACCGATTCCGGTGCCTACGCCGAGCAGTAGACCCAACGCGACACACACAACAGGATTGGAAAGCAATTTCATGGCTAAAGATCAGCTCGCGCGGGCAACGAGGGCGTTGGTGCGATCATCGAGCAGCGCCTGCTCCTCGCGTTCATAAGCCTGGCGATAAGTGGTGCGCGCCTTGGCCTCCAGCGTCTCGATCAACCGCACATCACGACGCGATTCGATCCAGCTTTCGCGGGCACGATCCATCTCGGTGCGGCGTTGGGCGACGAGTTCCGAGGCCTGGGTCTTGAGCGCGATCTCTTCAGACAACGCTTGCATGAATGCGATCTGCGCGGCGGGCCGGAAAAGTCCGCAGCGCTCAGCCGCGATGATCTCCTCAAGCTCGACGATGCGGGTGTTGATGCGGGCAAGGGCCTCCTCGGAGGCGACGTAGGCATGCACAGCGGCGGCAAAGCGCTCGCGTCGATCACTCTCCCTCAACTTGCGTTGGGTGGCCACCGAGTGGAGCGGGAAGCGGAATTTTTTCATGAGATGAACAAAGTTTATCTGCTATTGCACAGCCGGTGCCATTCGCTCCGGTCAATTTGCTTAACGTTTAATTACAGTGTTTTAAAAATTTAATCCTTTCAGATTCATCCGGTAATTAGCCGCCGCACCATTGACCGGCAAAATCTTCCCTCCCCTCGCCCGCAGGCATACCGCGATCTCAGCCGACGATTTTTTTAAGCGCCGCGTAAGTATCCGATCGCTCGATACGGTCATGCGTAGGCTGGCGAAGAAAGGCGCGTAACGGCTCATGCATTGCGACCGCCTGGTCGAGTGATGGGTTCCCGCCCTTTTGATAGGCGCCGATGGTGATCAGATCCTCGCTCTTGCGATAGTTGGCCAGGTGTTCGCGCGCGCGCCCGACCGAGGCGACTTCGTCGGGGGCACACACGTCGTTTACCAGTCGCGAAACGCTTTCGAGCACGTCGATCGCCGGATAATGATTCGCATGGGCGAGCGCACGGGACAGCACGATATGTCCATCGAGAATACCGCGCACGGCATCGGCCACCGGTTCGTTCATATCGTCGCCATCCACCAGCACCGTGTAGATCGCGGTGATCGAGCCGGTTTCACCCGAGCCGGCGCGTTCCAACAGGCGCGGCAGCTTGGCGAAGACCGAGGGCGTGTAGCCGCGCGTCGCTGGTGGCTCGCCCACGGCCAGACCGATTTCACGCTGGGCCATGGCGAAGCGCGTAACGCTGTCCATGAGCAGAAGCACATTGGCACCGGCATCCCGGTAAGACTCGGCGATCGCCGTCGCGGTGTAGGCGGCACGCATGCGCAGCGGCGCCGGTGTATCGCTGGTGGAGACGACGACCACGCTGCGCTTAAGACCTTCTTCACCGAGATCTTTTTCGAGGAACTCACGCAACTCGCGTCCGCGCTCGCCCACGAGGCCCACGACCACGACATCGGCCTCGGCACCGCGGGCGATCATTGAAAGCAAAGTCGATTTACCCACGCCGGAGCCGGCGAAGAGACCGACACGTTGTCCGCGGCCCAGCGGCGTAAAGGCATCGATAGCGCGCACGCCCGAGACAAACGGTTGTTTGATGCGCTGGCGGCGCAACGGATGCGGCGGCTTGGACATCGTGACATCGCCCCGACGCGTGATCAACGGCCCCAATCCATCCATGGGCCGGCCGAGCGCGTCGAGCACACGTCCCAACAATTGCGGTCCGGGCGCGGGCAACGGCGGCATGTCGCACGCCATGACCTCGGCCCCGGCGTGGAGGCCGTTGATTTCATCGAGCGGCATGAGCAGCACATGCTGTCCGCGGAAACCGACCACCTCGGCCAGACTGTCGAAGTCACCGCGCTCGGAACGGATTTTGCAAAGTTCACCCAAGCCTACGTTCGGGCCTTCGCTCTCGATGATGAGACCGGTGACGCCGGTGACGCGACCGATGCGCCGCACAGTGGGCAAGGCGCGCACCTGCGCGCGGAGGCTTTCAATCATCAAGGGAACTTCCGTCATGGGAGATGGGGTCAGGAGGCGAGCAACTCGCGCTCAAGGTTTTCGAGTTTGTCGGAAATGCGGGCGTCGGTGATGCCGAAGCGACTGCGCACCTGGCAGTCGCCCGGCGATAGCGATGCATCGGCGGTCACCCGCAACCCCGGATAACGTGACGACCAGGACGGGTTCAGTTTTTCCAGCAAGCCCGCGTCGCGGGAGCAAATGATCAGCTCCAGATTTTCACGTTCAGGATAGAGCGCCTCAAGCACCTCGCGGCAATGGGCCTGCACCACATCGACCGGCGGCTCGTAGCCCGCGAGCAAACGACGGGCGAGATCGATGGCCAGGGCGGGCAACGCGTTTTGCAACTGCGCGACGATCGCCGGCTCCACGCCGGTGATCCGGCTCAAAAGACCTTCCTGCAATTGCTGCACATCGTGGCGCAGGTCGACCAGCTGCTGATCGGCAAACGCGCGGGCGGCATCGGCTCCCTCGCGATACGCGGCCGCACGGATTTCGGAGAGTTCCCGCTCATCGAGCGCGCGCGATTTTCCGGCAATGGACGCACCGGCGAGCGGACGATCGAACGGAACCAAACGGGTAAAGGAAGGCATGGCAAAAAATGGAATTAACCAACGACTGCGGAGTCGCCTCCATCGAGCGAGATGACGCCCTCATCCTCGAGACGACGCACGACCTGAATGATCGCATCCTGCGCCACCTCGACATCCTTGAGACGCACGGGGCCGAGCATGCTGATTTCGTCCCGCAGGCTCTCGGCGGCACGCTTGGAAATGGATTCGTAGATCTTTTCCTTGATGGGCTCGCTCGCCGATTTCATGGCGATGCCCAGATTGGCGGAATCGACCTCGCGCAATACGCGTTGCAGATCGGCCGGTTGCAGGCGGCTCAGATCCTCGAAGCTGAACATCTTCTTGCGAATGGCGGCACCGAGCTGGGCGTTGCGCTCCTCGAGACGGATCAGCAGACTCTTGGAAATTTCCTTCTCCATGCCATTGAGCAAATCGGCCACCACCCGCACGCCACCGCTTTGATGGAAGGTCGGGCGGGTCTTGTGATCGAGGTGTTTGCCGAGATTGCGCACGATCTTGCCGACCAGATCGATGGACGTGCTGTCGATCGTTCCTAGACGCTCGATGATTTCCTCGCGCAGGTCGGGACTGAACAACGTGAAGACCTCGGCCGCCTTGTCCTTGCCGAGATACGACAACAGGAACGACACAGTCTGCGGCTGCTCGCTCTTGATGAGATTAAAAATCTGACGGCCCTCCATCTCGGCGATTTCTTGAATGATTTCCACGGTGCTGCCCGAAGGCGTGGCGCCCACGCGGCTGAGGATGGCGTTGGCCTTGTAGTCGCCACGGGCGCGCTCCAAGGCGCCACGGGCGAAATCCATGCCTCCGAGCGTGGATGCAACGCTCTCGCCGACGATCGGTGAAAACTCCTCCAACACCTGCCGCGCCAGCACGTCCGTCACCATGGGAAACTGGCTCATCTCACGGCAAAGAACCTCCGCCTCGGCATCATCAAACTGCTTGAGCACCTCGGAGGCGGCCTGCGTGCCGATCACGATGAGGAAAACAGCCAGCTTCTGCTGACGGTTGAGTTTGGAATAGTCCGCAACGGGTGCGGCGGGAGTGGCTTCGGCGGTGGCGCTCATGGGATACGAAGGACGGGTTTAGTTTTTCTTCACCGCCATGTAATCACGGAGGGCATTGCCGATGTTGGCGGGCTTTTGCTGGATGAGCTGGTTCAACATATCGGGCGTGAGCACCGAGTGTCCGTTGGAACCCAGGGATGCGCCACCGGCGGCGGCCGGCACGGAGAGCAGCTCGATCGGAACGGGCTCGGGCTTCTGCCGGCTCAACATGCGAACGAAGAAAAACAGCACCAAGGCACCCACGCCGATCGGCAGATACGCACCAACGGTTTCAATCCAACTCTGGATACGCGTCTCGGATTGGATCTGCTGAATCTGCGCCGACACGGGCTCGGTAAGAAACGGCAGCTCTTGCAGGCTCACGAGACTGTCGAGGCTCTGTCCGTCGACCGCCTTGAGACCGAGCGCGTTGATCACAATCTTGCGCAACGCCTGGATTTCTTCCGGCGTGCGAATCTGCGCCACGGGCTCGGTGCCGGGCGCGGCGCCGGCGGGAACCGGAGCATACCGCTGCGCCACGAACACGGCGGCCGTGACATTGCGAATGGCACCCGGCTGGCGGCTCGTGTTGGTAAGCGTGCGGTTAATCTCGTAGGATGTGGTGCGGTTTTTGCGATTGGTCTCGGTGATGTTACTGGGGCGGGAGGCGGCGGGCTCGGCGCCGGCTTTTTCAGGCGTGTTGGCGGCCACCCCCGTGGAGCCGCCGGAACGTTGTTCGCTGGAATTGGAAATATCCTCGGTCTGTGTCTGGCTGCGCACGACCTGGCCATCCGGATCATACTTTTCCTCGGTGCGCGTCGTGGACTCGGTTTCGATCTCGGCGGAGACACGCACAACGGTGTTGCCGGCGCCCACGACGGGCAGAAGCATCGTCTCCACTTTTTTCGCGAGGTAGTCTTCGATCTGCTGACGGTAGCGCATCTGCGACGAAGCACTGGCGAGGGTCGGGTCCTGTTTCAGATCCTCGGAGAGCACACGGCCCTTCTGGTCAACGACTGCGACCTGGTCGATGAGCAGACCCTGCACGGCGTTGGCCACGAGATTGCGAATGCTGTTCACCGCCTCGGGTTCGAGCCGGGGTTTGGTGAGTTCGACGAAAACGGAAGCGGTGGGCTTCACGCTTTGGTTGGTCACGAGCAGACGATTCTCAGGCTGCACGATCATCACGCGAGCGCTGCGCACGCCGTCGAGTTGTGAGATGGTGCGGGCGAGTTCGCCCTGCAAGGCACGCAGGTAATTGGTGCGCTGCACGAAGTCGGAAAGGCCGAACTGGCCCTTGTCAAAAATCTCAAAACCCACGCCTTCGCCGGAGGGAACGCCCTTGCCGGCGAGATCCATGCGCAACCGGTGAACCCGATCGGCCGGCACGTAGATCGTGTTGCCGCCGTTGGCTATTTTATGAGGGATGTTTTGCGCCTGAAGCTGCGCGATGATCTGGGACGAATCCTTCTCGGAGAGTTTGCCGTAGAGCAACTGGTAGTCGGGCTGATGCGACCAGAGCACGACACCGATCAATCCCGCGACCACGGCGGCGGCGGCCACCACGAGCGTGACGCGCTGGTTGATCCCGAGTTGGGTCCAAAGTCCGAGAAGTGATTGGGTAAAGGCTTTCATGCGGCGGATGCAGGCGGAGTCAGAAAACGAAATGAAAAAGTGTTAGCTAAAATGGACGCGACGGCGGCTCACACCGGCATGCGCATGAGTTCCTGGTAGGATTCGACGACCTTGTTGCGCGTCTCGACCATCAGCTGAAAAGCCACGCCGGCCTCCTGCATCGCGATGACGCTCTGATGGAGCTGGTCGCTGTCGCCCATCAAAACCTTGCGGGTGATGTCGGAGGCTTCGCGCTGTTTGGTATCCACGGCGGAGACCATTTTATCGAAGACCGAACCGAAATCGGCGGGCGCGGCCCCCGATGTGCCGGCCGGAGCATCGGGGCGCAGAATTTGCGTCGGAGCCTCGGCGCCGCCCGCGCCGGGCAGGCGTTGAATAAAGGCCGAGGGGAGATTTCCAATGGAGCCGATGA
This portion of the Rariglobus hedericola genome encodes:
- a CDS encoding flagellar biosynthetic protein FliQ gives rise to the protein MNPEMAVDIFKTVVVFALYIVAPFLAITLVVGLITSLIQSVTSIQEQTLTFAPKLIATSGLMILLAPWLLRTLTEFTAEMISRIGGLGQ
- the fliP gene encoding flagellar type III secretion system pore protein FliP (The bacterial flagellar biogenesis protein FliP forms a type III secretion system (T3SS)-type pore required for flagellar assembly.), with protein sequence MKRLYLLFVCVVGVCFFQAAGFAQAEPAPVTGAEMALPVPPAASTPLRLNIGLEGSAGTGDVSVAIQLVVVMTLLTLAPSMIVLMTSFTRIVIVLGFVRTAIGVPSAPSNQIIVGLSLFLTMFLMGPVFERVNNEALQPYLAKQVTSSEALDKATTPLKEFMLKQTRTRDLEFFLELGRFPPTKVSDLPIRVVVPAFVISELQTAFQMGFLLFLPFLVIDFLVSSVLMALGMMMMPPSIVSLPFKLLLFVLVDGWHLVVKSLVESFHI
- a CDS encoding FliO/MopB family protein, producing the protein MLPKLLQTIPSVTRWLIVVVVGCAVLETVQPMSAAEPSASPADARSADTVLYPKDSPARPASASTTDEGRGGSWMLAGALLLAMGGGWMLIRRRGMPLARVGRTDRLIRIEETKSLGNRQYLVVAGCEGRRFLLGVTAGQIQMLSSLDENDDTPEL
- a CDS encoding ATP-binding protein; translated protein: MMKSSSAGRLIILGKTLADDDGLDRYLGELGYDVVAVLDDPAEIGSRGADSDLVLLDLHLESGQGGGCVYSRLRTEHNLPVVTVARRGNAMDDAYADAMKSYGCVHFPFEGRELQSVLQSAIVRHQVEGERRRLEQQMLAVQKSESLGVMSRHLVHDFNNRLHAVLGYIQIASMDLPRGSKSRQMLDQAVEAGMKGSTLCREFLQYSSTAVSGPPVAELSAIVWESQTLIRTIVKKNITIDYQLSTDLPHLDLAPLSVRQILFNLALNASESIGNQRGSLKIVTGHRRLSSAELAAMAGAPVRADGDYAFLQLTDDGGGISAEIAGRMFAPFFTTKFSSSGLGLTAVRDLVNLHEGAVEVISSAGYGATVSVYLPVPRKPVRA
- the fliN gene encoding flagellar motor switch protein FliN; translated protein: MPTLIDDTSTLDLVLDVKVKVTVQLGSCQLPMREVLALAPGAIIQLNQHASDPVGLYVNDKLIAYGEVVVVEDSFGIKITELVGSRPS
- a CDS encoding flagellar motor switch protein FliM, with product MSDDNDLSSILDQSEIDRLLSQAVEPAKPLIYRADGRRDANAAAPKVEAYDFRNPVFLTEVDLRRLRLIHEDFIRYLSARLALFLRMECTMKMSKLTTLTYAKFTEGLPNPTHLCLFKVEPLQGVGILDINPRLALTLVDRMLGGRGHSVKVDRYLTEIEIALLEDILRIVLEEWCGQWHHDTDLHPEIIGHENNGRFLQTSPKDAIMLALTIEFDFGDCAEPIQIGVPYYTIEPMVKSIQAKRNRDSSPAQTRATAEWKDVYAHIALPTHAEWDAFDLSLRELTQLRVGDVLELPVDIVDKTRICLAGVPKFNGTVGLDDDKVVVKISEKLKTEETSHAHAH
- a CDS encoding flagellar basal body-associated FliL family protein, which gives rise to MSSKSETPEASAPAEAGAAKKGGGSSMLPAIMAIVAAPAITWAVCQFVLIPQLKKELGSAAAGEPAHVAETAAEGGHGKEASGHGKAAKGGEAASAASGYTFENIVVNLSGTMGTRYLKTTFLVTGSDGAIKSIFDEKRPALLDVTLNVLSSLSLADLEEAGSKNLIREKLIQSYNQALGRKVAEQIFFSDFVVQ